In the Malaclemys terrapin pileata isolate rMalTer1 chromosome 12, rMalTer1.hap1, whole genome shotgun sequence genome, one interval contains:
- the LOC128846630 gene encoding PAX-interacting protein 1-like → MFVTLDLEPVTPELTQDPQGTQETSAANVSPSQRLVNIRKRKRRTRDDMFAKLQMSSHADRAQQNAWRQSMSDMRKAQYEREERWQAESRDEKSKQRAEDDRWRQLVDRRQESMLRLLEHQTDMLQRMVELQERQQEQRPPLQPLFNQQPSSPSSIASSPRRPRTRWGGLRPPSHSTPDDCPSIRRLAFNKS, encoded by the exons atgtttgtgaccctggacctggaaccagtaacccccgaactcacccaagaccctcagggcacacaggagacctctg ctgcaaatgtttctccttcgcagaggctagtgaacattagaaagagaaaacggaggacgcgggacgatatgttcgcgaagctccagatgtcctcccacgctgatagagcacagcagaatgcgtggaggcagtcaatgtcagacatgagaaaagcacaatatgaacgagaggagaggtggcaggctgaatcgcgggatgaaaagagcaagcagcgggctgaagatgataggtggcgtcagcttgtagacagacggcaagagtcaatgctccgtctgctggagcatcaaactgatatgctccagcgtatggttgagctgcaggaaaggcagcaggagcagagaccgccgctacagcccctgtttaaccaacagccctcctccccaagttccatagcctcctcacccagacgcccaagaacacggtgggggggcctccggccacccagtcactccaccccagatgattgcccaagcatcagaaggctggccttcaataagagttaa